One part of the Methylobacterium terrae genome encodes these proteins:
- the gspG gene encoding type II secretion system major pseudopilin GspG — MLVTTTPDCREPQGNRRRTPRETRHAERRGGEAGFSLVELLVVLAIIGMIATMVTPQVLGYLGRAKGETARIQVKNIAQAVELYYLDLGAYPTSQQGLQALVQPTGAAWRGPYVRDARGLTDPWGHAYLYRSPGAGGTPFEVYSLGADGKAGGSGDGADVASN; from the coding sequence ATGCTCGTCACGACCACGCCGGATTGCCGGGAGCCGCAGGGGAACCGGCGAAGGACCCCGCGGGAGACCCGGCATGCGGAGCGACGCGGGGGCGAGGCCGGCTTCTCCCTGGTCGAGCTGCTCGTCGTCCTGGCGATCATCGGCATGATCGCCACGATGGTGACGCCGCAGGTGCTCGGCTATCTCGGGCGCGCCAAGGGCGAGACGGCCCGCATCCAGGTCAAGAACATCGCCCAGGCGGTCGAGCTCTACTACCTCGACCTCGGTGCCTACCCGACGAGCCAGCAGGGCCTCCAGGCGCTGGTGCAGCCCACCGGCGCGGCCTGGCGCGGCCCCTACGTGCGCGACGCCCGCGGCCTGACCGACCCGTGGGGCCACGCCTACCTCTACCGCTCGCCGGGCGCCGGCGGCACGCCGTTCGAGGTCTACAGCCTCGGCGCGGACGGCAAGGCCGGCGGCAGCGGCGACGGGGCCGACGTGGCGAGCAACTGA
- a CDS encoding prepilin peptidase — MSEALLAGALLPALLPALLPLPLTLPASLIDLRHGIIPDTLNLALLVSGLAARHDGAWGFGIALASAGAAYALFRAVRALHARLAGRIGLGLGDVKFIGAAAAWTGLSGLPVLILAASLSALAVIGILAATGREIGRDTALRFGPFLALGLHAALGLDAAGIAGMFD; from the coding sequence ATGTCCGAAGCCCTCCTCGCCGGCGCCCTGCTGCCCGCCCTGCTGCCCGCCCTGCTGCCGTTGCCGCTGACCCTGCCGGCGAGCCTGATCGACCTGCGCCACGGCATCATCCCGGACACCCTCAACCTCGCGCTCCTGGTCTCCGGCCTCGCCGCCCGGCACGACGGAGCCTGGGGCTTCGGCATCGCCCTCGCCTCGGCGGGTGCCGCCTACGCGCTGTTTCGCGCGGTGCGGGCCCTGCATGCGCGCCTCGCCGGCCGGATCGGGCTCGGCCTCGGCGACGTGAAGTTCATCGGGGCCGCCGCCGCCTGGACCGGGCTCTCCGGCCTGCCGGTGCTGATCCTGGCCGCCAGCCTGTCGGCGCTCGCCGTCATCGGCATCCTCGCCGCCACGGGACGGGAGATCGGGCGCGACACCGCCCTGCGGTTCGGGCCGTTCCTGGCGCTCGGGCTGCACGCGGCGCTCGGGCTCGACGCCGCCGGCATCGCCGGCATGTTCGACTGA
- a CDS encoding prepilin-type N-terminal cleavage/methylation domain-containing protein, producing MAAGPGQEGFTLVEMLVTMAILGLAAGVAFQSLGPGALDRRALLVSETVAAEIGRLRAEAIRSGRAGRLAFEPAGARFVSSRPGAAPIPVGGLSVAVEPGPTGRPVPGELRLLPDGSSTGGRIVLAAGQARRTLSVSALTGRVLREDGR from the coding sequence ATGGCGGCGGGGCCGGGACAGGAGGGCTTCACCCTCGTCGAGATGCTGGTGACGATGGCGATCCTGGGCCTCGCCGCCGGGGTCGCCTTCCAGTCGCTCGGACCCGGCGCCCTCGACCGGCGCGCGCTCCTCGTCTCCGAGACCGTCGCCGCCGAGATCGGCCGCCTGCGGGCCGAGGCGATCCGCTCCGGCCGGGCCGGGCGCCTCGCCTTCGAGCCGGCAGGGGCCCGTTTCGTCAGCTCCCGCCCGGGCGCCGCCCCGATCCCGGTCGGCGGCCTCTCGGTCGCGGTCGAGCCCGGCCCGACCGGCCGCCCGGTGCCGGGCGAGCTGCGGCTCCTCCCCGACGGCAGCTCGACCGGGGGGCGGATCGTGCTCGCCGCCGGCCAGGCGCGCCGGACCCTGTCGGTGAGCGCCCTGACCGGCCGGGTGCTGCGGGAGGACGGGCGGTGA
- a CDS encoding general secretion pathway protein: MIARLRPALLPAGPRRSGGEDGFTTVEVLVAFGIAAAATVMAFQIAGTAAGAVRRIEASRVAADEAEGVVLRRLAEGPLRPGLTQGAFSDGTPWTLGITDLRPALGLGRAPPLWQIRVTRGGAAGPLYATLIPGKPE; encoded by the coding sequence GTGATCGCGCGGCTCCGCCCGGCTCTCCTCCCCGCCGGCCCGCGCCGGTCCGGCGGGGAGGACGGCTTCACCACCGTCGAGGTCCTGGTGGCGTTCGGGATCGCCGCCGCCGCCACCGTGATGGCGTTCCAGATCGCCGGCACGGCGGCGGGCGCGGTCCGGCGCATCGAGGCGAGCCGGGTCGCCGCCGACGAGGCGGAGGGCGTCGTCCTGCGTCGCCTCGCCGAGGGACCGCTGCGGCCGGGCCTGACGCAGGGCGCCTTCTCGGACGGCACGCCCTGGACGCTCGGCATCACCGACCTGCGCCCGGCGCTCGGCCTCGGCCGCGCGCCGCCGCTCTGGCAGATCCGGGTCACCCGCGGCGGGGCCGCGGGGCCGCTCTACGCCACGCTGATCCCGGGGAAGCCCGAGTGA
- a CDS encoding prepilin-type N-terminal cleavage/methylation domain-containing protein gives MSRAPPDRAAAQAGFTLVETLVCLALAGLIGVLLLNAVRIAGGAAAAAAHAAGTEEVQSVRDHLRRTLGSLAQRRPDGRRPTLRGEPDGLVAVLAPDQTLERPTELAVTLARVPAPDGSVALRETRAEAEALPGRTAGPRGEAILGRIAGLAIRYYGAPADGARPAWLPAWSRPDRPPLLVEIKVAFPPADRRRWPPLLIALEAGP, from the coding sequence GTGAGCCGCGCGCCGCCCGACCGCGCGGCCGCGCAGGCCGGCTTCACCCTGGTCGAGACCCTGGTCTGCCTCGCGCTCGCAGGGTTGATCGGGGTGCTGCTGCTCAACGCCGTGCGGATCGCCGGCGGCGCCGCGGCGGCGGCCGCCCACGCCGCCGGGACCGAGGAGGTGCAGTCGGTCCGCGACCACCTGCGGCGCACCCTCGGCAGCCTGGCGCAACGCCGCCCGGACGGTCGCCGTCCGACCCTGCGCGGCGAGCCGGACGGGCTGGTCGCGGTCCTCGCCCCCGACCAGACCCTCGAGCGCCCGACCGAGCTCGCCGTGACCCTCGCCCGGGTGCCGGCCCCGGACGGCAGCGTCGCGCTGCGCGAGACCCGCGCCGAGGCGGAGGCGCTGCCGGGCCGGACGGCGGGTCCCCGCGGCGAGGCGATCCTCGGGCGCATCGCCGGGCTGGCGATCCGCTACTACGGCGCCCCGGCCGACGGCGCCCGGCCGGCCTGGCTGCCGGCCTGGTCGCGCCCGGACCGCCCGCCGCTGCTCGTCGAGATCAAGGTCGCCTTTCCTCCCGCGGACCGTCGCCGATGGCCTCCCCTGCTGATCGCCCTCGAAGCCGGCCCGTGA
- a CDS encoding general secretion pathway protein GspK: protein MSAPQDGEAGFVLLSVLAIFIVVGAVLAAAILQVRSATGLAQARADAVRLQGAADGIARLVAYELDLGRVYRRPGPGLPEDGTVTACPLAPGRTALLSLQDQGLLVDLNATPRPAMEEAFRLLGIPDREVLALAAEIVDYRDPDDVPEPNGGAELPQYRARLLPWGPRNAPFASIDEVDRLPSMTPAIAARLRPVLTVYNQGGRFDLAALVRRANPAAIRSLPGSAGPVPSPRQAFRLSVVVEEGRSRAGRSAILDLGGSGFVVWQQTVAPDLVAGTGHPACAAVAASLAAGP, encoded by the coding sequence GTGAGCGCGCCGCAGGACGGCGAGGCCGGCTTCGTGCTGCTCTCGGTGCTGGCGATCTTCATCGTCGTCGGCGCCGTCCTGGCGGCGGCGATCCTGCAGGTCCGCTCCGCCACCGGCCTCGCCCAGGCCCGGGCCGACGCCGTCCGGCTCCAGGGCGCGGCGGACGGGATCGCCCGCCTCGTCGCCTACGAGCTCGATCTCGGGCGCGTCTACCGCCGTCCCGGTCCCGGCCTGCCCGAGGACGGCACGGTGACCGCCTGCCCGCTCGCGCCGGGCCGCACCGCCCTCCTGTCGCTCCAGGACCAGGGCCTGCTCGTCGACCTCAACGCCACCCCGCGGCCGGCCATGGAGGAGGCCTTCCGGCTCCTCGGCATCCCGGACCGCGAGGTGCTGGCGCTCGCCGCCGAGATCGTCGACTACCGCGACCCCGACGACGTGCCCGAGCCCAACGGCGGGGCGGAGCTGCCGCAGTACCGCGCCCGCTTGCTGCCCTGGGGGCCGCGCAACGCGCCCTTCGCCAGCATCGACGAGGTCGACCGCCTGCCCTCGATGACGCCGGCGATCGCCGCCCGGCTGCGGCCGGTGCTGACGGTCTACAACCAGGGCGGCCGCTTCGACCTCGCCGCCCTGGTGCGGCGGGCGAACCCCGCGGCGATCCGCTCGCTGCCGGGCTCCGCCGGGCCGGTCCCGTCGCCGCGCCAGGCCTTCCGCCTCTCGGTCGTCGTCGAGGAGGGCCGCAGCCGCGCCGGGCGCTCGGCGATCCTCGATCTCGGCGGCTCCGGCTTCGTCGTCTGGCAGCAGACGGTCGCCCCCGACCTCGTCGCCGGCACCGGCCATCCCGCCTGCGCGGCGGTGGCCGCGTCCCTGGCGGCGGGTCCCTGA